In Ignavibacteria bacterium, the sequence CTTATGCCGGCGGGGAAAATGATAAGAACAATTACGGGCTTCCTGCTTAAGAATATTGTTATAAACACCCTGCTTGATGATATTTTAAGCCGGGGCAGTGACCGGATATTTGAACAGGGAAGTTACTATTGCGCTGTAAGTATCAGGTTTTAAGATGATATTAAAACAAAAAACCCGGCTCAAGACCGGGTTTTTAAATAAATTTATGATGTATTTATTTTACCAGAATCATTTTTTTTACTTCTGAAAAATCATTTGTTATCATTCTGTAAAAATATACCCCGGAGGCATAAGCACCACCATTAAAATCCGTTTCATAAGTACCGGGTGAAAAGTTCTCATCAACAAGTGTTGTTACCAGTTTACCTGTTACATCATACACCGCAATTTTTACGAAATTATTTTTACCGGTTGAAGGTACTGTAAACCTTATTTTTGTTACGGGATTGAAGGGGTTCGGGTAATTTTGCTTCAGGCTGAAATTCTGCGGAATTTCAGCTGAAAGCTGGTTAATGCCAATTACAAAATTCATCAGCGGAAGCTCGATATATGATCTTGAATTATTGCTGATATATACCTTGTTAGAGCCCGCTCTTAGCGAGGGCAGCATGAACGGATTAGTTCTTAAGAAAGTATCAGTGGTATCGCCGTTAAAATCATACAGAGGAACGTTATCAAGATTTGTTAATTTAACCCTTATTTTTTCTCCTGTTCTGAAGACATGTGAATATGACTGCCCGTTGACATATTTTTGTTTCACCTGGTTTGCAGTGTAGTCCCTGTCAGTCCAGTTTATGCGGGTTACAAGCTTTTCGTTGCCGTTTGGCCTTACAGCATATATCTGCATGTTATACTGGCAAATTTCATTTGCTGTTGATGAGTAATACAGGTATGCATATGGTGTTCCCGCCATAACAGCATCCTGAAGCAATGCCGGGGTATCAAAATAAATTTCATCCTTCTGGAATTTAGCTTCGAACAATGGCCCGCGGAACTCTGTATTCACAAGGTATTCCATGCTCACATTCGGATCAAGTACATCGTTTGTAAAGCTCACATTGGTTTGCGTACCGCCGTAACCGTAAACCTGAAGCTGGTTTGAGGGATGAAAATACAGCTTTACGTTTTCAACGCCTGCCGGCGGCCAAGTTGGCGAGTTATATCTGTTCCATGTCCACTGGCTTTCACTCGCAGGGAACCTGCTGGAAGCATAAGTAAACTTATTGTTAACATTCATGATATTGTTCTGTATTCCGTGCAGGTGGTAATCAATCCAGTCAAGCAGGACCTGGTCTTTATAGGTCTCTTCAGCTTCCACAAGATCACTGCCGTGACCATCCATTGCCCCGAAATACATTTTAATATTATTGTAGGGTAAAATATACGCGCTTTGAATCATACCAAGGGTATTAAAAAATTTATCCTGCCATGCATTTTGCACAAGTACAGGTATCTGGCAATTGCCCACTTGATTAATAAAATCCCTGTTGATCGGTAAGTAGTAATTAAGACTGTCCCATTTTTCTTTTGTGTTTGCATAGATCCACGGTTTAAACCTGCTTACCAGCGGATTGTAGCGCACAATGTTTGTAGGGTAACCGCTTGTCCACAGGAAGGTCATTTTAATACCTCCGTTCTCTATCCAGTTAGAGCCCGCTGTTGGTGATGCAAGATCGGTAATGATAGTTTTTACATTTAACCCTGTGCATACAGCCATGAATGGTATTATTCCGCCCTGTGAGCCGCCGTGAATAAATATCTTGTTATCGTTTGTGTTGGCGTCATTTTTTATATATTGAACTACTTCTTTCAGGTCATTGGCTTCTGTAGTACTGATAAAATTGGAAAGTCCTTCTGATACTCCCTGTCCGCGCATACTGTACACAAACGAATAATAATTATCGTTAGCAAATTCTTCTGCGCTTGGAAGCTCGATCAACTTTGAAAGTCCGTACCCGTGCGTAATAATTGCTACAGGCCAGCCTCCGGCCGGCGGTGTACCGTTTGGAATTAATTTTGTGCAATCAAGCTTAATCCCATCGGTTAGTGTCAGCATAAAATCAACACGTGTATAAGTTCCGCTGTTAGGGTTTGAATTTACCGAATTAACTGAAAATATGATGGAAAACAGGAAAAACAGTATTAAACTTTTCATTTAAATGGGGGATAATTAACGTAATATCGTTATAAATTTAGTATTTAAAAATGAATGTTGCAATAGGAGTTATTACATAAAATAAAAATATGTAATATTACTCAATTTCTTTATATATACGTCCCTTTTAATTATATTTGTAGCTATGGAACAACTCGTAATATCTACATGGAAACACGGCCTGGCGGCCAATGAAAAAGCCAATGAAGTCTTGAATTCCGGCGGTTCTTCGCTGGATGCTGTTGAACAGGGGGTCAGGGTTGCCGAAGATGACCCGAATGTGCTGAGTGTCGGTTACGGCGGTTTGCCTGATGCCGAAGGCAGGGTGACCCTTGATGCTGCTATTATGGACTGGAAAGCCAGGATTGGCTCGGTAATTTGTGTTGAACACATTAAAAATCCGGTATCAGTTGCTAGGCTTATACTTGAAAACACTGAACACGTCAGCCTTGCAGGGGAAGGCGCATATAATTTTGCAATTACTAACGGCTTTCAGCCGGATATCCTGCATACTGAAGGGTCGATTAAAAAGTATATTGAATGGAAAAACGGCCGCTACGGCAGGTCGCAGGAATTTCACACAGACGAATATAAAGTAAAAAAATCCAACGGACTTGGAATAAACGACGACGGCAATCACGATACGATCGGTATGGTTGCCATAGATAAGAATGGCTATATATCAGCATCTTGTACTACCAGCGGAACCGCATGGAAGCTGCACGGCAGGGTGGGTGATACCCCGATTATAGGCGCAGGTTTGTATGTAGATGGCGAAGTAGGCGGAGCAGCTTCAACAGGCAGAGGTGAAGAATGCGTGCGTGCCTGCGGAAGCTTTCTTGTTGTAGAAATGATGGGCAGGGGGATGACACCGCAGGAAGCTTGTGAATATGCTGCAAAAAGAGTGATAAAGCTTAACCTGCTTTCTCATAAGAACCGTGACCATGATTACCAGGTGGGTTTCATAGCAGTTAATGTTAAAGGTGAATACGGAGCTGCAAGCGTAAGAGAAGGCTTTGAATACGCATTGCATTCCGCAGGCAAAAATACCCTTAATAAAAGTAAATACA encodes:
- a CDS encoding N(4)-(beta-N-acetylglucosaminyl)-L-asparaginase, which produces MEQLVISTWKHGLAANEKANEVLNSGGSSLDAVEQGVRVAEDDPNVLSVGYGGLPDAEGRVTLDAAIMDWKARIGSVICVEHIKNPVSVARLILENTEHVSLAGEGAYNFAITNGFQPDILHTEGSIKKYIEWKNGRYGRSQEFHTDEYKVKKSNGLGINDDGNHDTIGMVAIDKNGYISASCTTSGTAWKLHGRVGDTPIIGAGLYVDGEVGGAASTGRGEECVRACGSFLVVEMMGRGMTPQEACEYAAKRVIKLNLLSHKNRDHDYQVGFIAVNVKGEYGAASVREGFEYALHSAGKNTLNKSKYIIDEKFVIEDL
- a CDS encoding T9SS type A sorting domain-containing protein, whose translation is MKSLILFFLFSIIFSVNSVNSNPNSGTYTRVDFMLTLTDGIKLDCTKLIPNGTPPAGGWPVAIITHGYGLSKLIELPSAEEFANDNYYSFVYSMRGQGVSEGLSNFISTTEANDLKEVVQYIKNDANTNDNKIFIHGGSQGGIIPFMAVCTGLNVKTIITDLASPTAGSNWIENGGIKMTFLWTSGYPTNIVRYNPLVSRFKPWIYANTKEKWDSLNYYLPINRDFINQVGNCQIPVLVQNAWQDKFFNTLGMIQSAYILPYNNIKMYFGAMDGHGSDLVEAEETYKDQVLLDWIDYHLHGIQNNIMNVNNKFTYASSRFPASESQWTWNRYNSPTWPPAGVENVKLYFHPSNQLQVYGYGGTQTNVSFTNDVLDPNVSMEYLVNTEFRGPLFEAKFQKDEIYFDTPALLQDAVMAGTPYAYLYYSSTANEICQYNMQIYAVRPNGNEKLVTRINWTDRDYTANQVKQKYVNGQSYSHVFRTGEKIRVKLTNLDNVPLYDFNGDTTDTFLRTNPFMLPSLRAGSNKVYISNNSRSYIELPLMNFVIGINQLSAEIPQNFSLKQNYPNPFNPVTKIRFTVPSTGKNNFVKIAVYDVTGKLVTTLVDENFSPGTYETDFNGGAYASGVYFYRMITNDFSEVKKMILVK